CCAACGAGGCGGCTGGTGCGCTTCATCTCCTCGGCACGGTGGAATGGCCCGCGCAAGACGAGCAGCACATCGATGTCGGAGTCGTCGGTGGCGTCGCCACGCGCTTGCGAGCCATAAAGCACGACCTTCACCAGCCTGTCACCGTAAAGTGTGGTCAGCCCTTCCCTAAGCTCATCCAGGACACAGCAGACTTCCGGCCTCATGGCTTAGTGTAGCTCATAACGGCAGAATAGCCCGCGCCGCCTCGAGCCCTACCCTCGACCTGCCTCAAACAAGCTCGAGCATCCGGTCCAAATCGCTGGCGTTCACAGCGTCAAAGAGCTAGCGCAGGACGGCTTTGTTCTTTTCTACTGACATGTCTTTCTCCTTTCTCAGCACTTTTGCGCTTCACAACGGTTGTACGCCTGGGGGTGTCGGAAAAGTGTCGAAAACGCTGGCGGCGCTCTCC
The Deinococcota bacterium DNA segment above includes these coding regions:
- a CDS encoding nucleotidyltransferase domain-containing protein, coding for MRPEVCCVLDELREGLTTLYGDRLVKVVLYGSQARGDATDDSDIDVLLVLRGPFHRAEEMKRTSRLVGDLSLKYDTLVSRQFMSDEDYRCSHTPLLLNVRREGTVV